GGGCGAGCATGGTGACGGTGGCCTCGCGCGGCACGGCGCCGCCGTTGTGCAGGTCCAGCACGAGCCGATCGTTGTCGCGCACCGCGGACACGGCGATGTCGGGCGTACCGGTGCCGCGCAGGGCACGGTGGAAACCGTTCGGGCCGAGCAGCCACAGGTCGTAGGCGCCGGACGGCACGGCGGCGGACGGCGCGGCCCCCGCCGGCGCCGGGGGCGTCCACAGGTCGTCCAGCTCCCTGCCCGCCTCCACCGTGTAGCGCCGCGGGATGCCGCCCAGGCGCAGCCGGTCGTAGACATGGAACACGGCGCCCGCGCCACCCGTGTTGGCGAACCGGAGGGCGATGCCGTCCGCACCCGGTTCGGCGCTCACTTCGAGGCGGTACGGCAGCGCACGCGACGGCCGCGTGCCGGATTCCTGGCGCGGCGCGGCCTGCGCGCCTTCCGCGGGCACATCGATGGCGGGGCCGGCGCGCTGGCGTGCGCGCACGGCGTCGGCCTGCGCCATGCCGAGGGCCGGCAGGCGCGGCCTCGCCGCATCGTTCGACGCGAAATCGAAGCAGCTCGTCAGGTCCCCGCACACCGCACGGCGCCAGGCGCCGATGTTCGGCTCCATCACGCCGAAGCGGCGCTCGAGCAGGCGCAGGATCGACGTGTGGTCGAACACCTGCGAGTTGACCCAGCCGCCCTTGCTCCACGGCGACATCACCAGCATCGGCACGCGCGGGCCGAGGCCATACAGCTGGCCGTCGGCGTGGCATTCGTCGGCAAAGGCAACGGTCGACTTGCCCGCGCGGGTGCCGTCGCGGCGCAGCGCGGGCGGCGCCGGCGGCGGCGCATGATCGAAGAACGCGTCGTTCTCGTCATACATCTGCAGGAACACGGTACCGCTCCACACCTCGGGATCGGCCAGCAGCGCTTCGAGCACCTGCAGCGTATAGGCGCCGCCCTGCACCGGCGTGGAGGGGCCCGGGTGCTCGCAGTACAGCCGCGGCGGAACCACCCAGCTCACCTGAGGCAGGCGGCCGTGCACCACATCCTCGCGCAGCGCATCGAGGGTGCCGCCCCGCAGCGTGCTGCTCACGCCCTTGTCGGCCAGCGGATGCGGGCGCGCGGCATGCGCTTCGCGAAAGCGGCGGAACGTGGCCAGCATGTTGCAGTCGTAGTTGTCCGCCATGTCGGTATAGACCTTCCAGCCGACGCCGGCGGCCTCCAGCCGCTCGGCATAGGTGGTCCATGTGAAACCCTGCTCCGGCGGGCCGAAGCCTTCCATGCGGTTGTCGATGGCCGGCCCGCCATGGCGGCCGGACGGATCGTTCGTCCCCGTCAGCATGAACAGGCGGTTCGGATTGGTGCCGCCCTGCAGCGAGCAGTGGTACGCATCGCACAGCGTGAATGCGTCGGCCAGCGCGAACTGCACCGGCAGTTCGTCGCGCGTGTAGTACGCCATCGCCGCGTCGGTCTTGGCGCGC
Above is a window of Pseudoduganella dura DNA encoding:
- a CDS encoding phosphocholine-specific phospholipase C, with protein sequence MSRIPRRRFLGGTALAGLLGAMPPLLREALAVPARRSTGTLADVRHVVILMQENRSFDHYFGTLAGVRGFGDRMAIPLRDGRTVWQQHNGRRIVMPYRLDARAGNAQPALDLPHAWPDAQAAWDDGRMNAWPRAKTDAAMAYYTRDELPVQFALADAFTLCDAYHCSLQGGTNPNRLFMLTGTNDPSGRHGGPAIDNRMEGFGPPEQGFTWTTYAERLEAAGVGWKVYTDMADNYDCNMLATFRRFREAHAARPHPLADKGVSSTLRGGTLDALREDVVHGRLPQVSWVVPPRLYCEHPGPSTPVQGGAYTLQVLEALLADPEVWSGTVFLQMYDENDAFFDHAPPPAPPALRRDGTRAGKSTVAFADECHADGQLYGLGPRVPMLVMSPWSKGGWVNSQVFDHTSILRLLERRFGVMEPNIGAWRRAVCGDLTSCFDFASNDAARPRLPALGMAQADAVRARQRAGPAIDVPAEGAQAAPRQESGTRPSRALPYRLEVSAEPGADGIALRFANTGGAGAVFHVYDRLRLGGIPRRYTVEAGRELDDLWTPPAPAGAAPSAAVPSGAYDLWLLGPNGFHRALRGTGTPDIAVSAVRDNDRLVLDLHNGGAVPREATVTMLAHGDPAPRIVRLAPGTRERVVLPAPWYDAAVSCGGAAWRFAGRVETGFDATSDPAMAVTPAQPW